The Kryptolebias marmoratus isolate JLee-2015 linkage group LG18, ASM164957v2, whole genome shotgun sequence genome includes a region encoding these proteins:
- the slc37a3 gene encoding sugar phosphate exchanger 3 — protein sequence MPPSCCGYLSQFTHHHLVVFLLTFFSYVLLHASRKTFSNVKVSISAQWTPSVQNDSAPPFSPGETWQDNRLFADEEEATLFLGALDSIFLFSYAVGLYLSGVIGDRVNLRYVLCFGLCGSAVVEFLFGTLTEWLHIYNIYLYCGLWVLNGLLQSAVWPCVVAVMGNWFGKAGRGFVFGLWSACASVGNILGAFLASSVLKYGYEYAFLVTSVVQFAGGVVVFFGLLTSPKEVGLRESETGLGPVETDSDSHRPLMSDEEEEEEEEEVEVHAKPCQSVQQPDESQRAISFFQAFCLPGVLPYSLAYACLKLVNYSFFFWLPFYLSNNYGWKEAEADRLSVWYDVGGIIGGTVQGLISDFMGKRAPVLAFSLAMAMGALVGYSRSPNDQVINAVILAATGFFIGGPSNMISSAISADLGRQDALRGSQEALATVTGIVDGTGSIGAAAGQYLVSLIESKLGWMSVFYFFIAMTGGSILFITPLLWRELQAMWRDRRALRRQL from the exons ATGCCTCCCTCGTGCTGTGGCTACCTGTCACAGTTCACCCATCATCACCTGGTTGTCTTTCTCCTCACCTTCTTTAG CTATGTGTTGCTGCACGCGTCCAGGAAGACCTTCAGCAATGTGAAAGTGAGCATCTCGGCCCAGTGGACGCCGTCCGTCCAGAATGACAGCGCGCCGCCGTTCTCCCCCGGCGAG ACGTGGCAGGACAACCGTCTCTTTGCCGACGAAGAGGAGGCCACTCTGTTCCTGGGAGCCCTGGACTCCATCTTCCTCTTCTCGTACGCAGTG GGTCTGTATCTGAGCGGAGTGATCGGGGACAGGGTCAATCTGCGCTACGTCCTCTGCTTCGGCCTCTGCGGCTCCGCGGTCGTG GAATTCTTGTTCGGCACGCTGACCGAATGGCTCCACATCTACAACATCTACCTGTACTGTGGCCTGTGGGTGCTGAACGGCCTGCTGCAGTCAGCCGTCTGGCCCTGCGTCGTGGCCGTCATGGGCAACTGGTTCGGCAAGGCGGG ACGCGGTTTCGTGTTCGGCCTGTGGAGCGCCTGCGCCTCCGTCGGCAACATCCTGGGAGCCTTCCTGGCTTCCAGCGTGCTCAAGTACGGATATGAG TACGCCTTCCTGGTGACGTCTGTGGTGCAGTTTGCGGGCGGGGTGGTCGTGTTCTTCGGCCTGCTCACCTCCCCAAAAGAAGTTG GTTTGAGGGAGTCGGAGACCGGACTGGGACCGGTCGAGACTGACTCGGACAGCCACAGGCCCCTGATGAGcgacgaggaagaggaagaggaggaggaggaggtggaggtgcaCGCGAAGCCGTGCCAGTCGGTCCAGCAGCCGGACGAGTCTCAGCGAGCCATCAGCTTCTTCCAGGCGTTCTGTCTGCCCGGAGTTCTGCCC TATTCCCTGGCTTACGCGTGTCTGAAGTTGGTCAACTACTCCTTCTTCTTCTGGCTCCCGTTCTACTTGAGCAACAACTACGGCTGGAAGGAGGCTGAGGCCGACCGGCTGTCTGTGTGGTACGATGTTGGCGGCATCATCG GTGGGACGGTTCAGGGCCTGATTTCTGATTTCATGGGGAAAAGAGCGCCGGTGTTGGCCTTCAGCCTGGCGATGGCGATGGGCGCTCTGGTGGGGTACAGCC GATCACCGAACGACCAGGTCATAAACGCCGTCATCCTGGCCGCCACCGGCTTCTTCATCGGCGGCCCGTCCAACATGATCAGCTCGGCCATTTCCGCTGACCTGGGGCGGCAGGACGCCCTGAGGGGCAGCCAGGAGGCGCTGGCCACCGTCACGGGGATCGTGGACGGAACTGGGAGCATAGGAGCCGCTGCGGGACAG TACCTGGTGTCGCTGATCGAGAGCAAGCTGGGCTGGATGAGCGTCTTCTACTTCTTCATCGCCATG ACAGGAGGCAGCATCCTCTTCATCACTCCCTTGCTCTGGAGAGAACTTCAAGCCATGTGGCGGGACAGGCGAGCGCTGCGCCGCCAGCTGTGA